A DNA window from Megalobrama amblycephala isolate DHTTF-2021 linkage group LG11, ASM1881202v1, whole genome shotgun sequence contains the following coding sequences:
- the tmem251 gene encoding transmembrane protein 251 isoform X1 has product MRRAWRMMNFRQRMGWIGVGLYLLASVAAVYYIFEISQTYNRLALAQVEKASGAETKWSGDASSSSPSSTSWTVTLKTRLLLLPFWVWATIFLIPYLQVFLFLYSCTRADPKTVGYCILPICLAVLCNRHQTFAKASNQISRLQLIDT; this is encoded by the exons ATG AGAAGAGCATGGAGAATGATGAATTTCCGCCAGCGGATGGGGTGGATAGGTGTCGGACTGTACTTGTTGGCCAGTGTCGCTGCAGTGTATTACATATTTGAGATCAGCCAAACGTACAACCGACTTGCACTGGCACAAGTAGAAAAGGCATCCGGAGCGGAGACAAAATGGTCAGGAGAtgcttcttcctcttccccttCTTCAACCTCATGGACAGTGACTCTGAAAACGAGACTTCTCCTCCTGCCCTTCTGGGTGTGGGCCACCATTTTCCTCATTCCCTACCTCCAGGTGTTTCTCTTTCTATACTCCTGCACCAGGGCGGACCCCAAGACTGTAGGATACTGTATTCTGCCCATCTGCCTTGCTGTTCTCTGCAACCGTCACCAAACCTTCGCTAAGGCCTCCAATCAGATCAGCAGGCTGCAGCTGATTGACACTTGA
- the tmem251 gene encoding transmembrane protein 251 isoform X2: MMNFRQRMGWIGVGLYLLASVAAVYYIFEISQTYNRLALAQVEKASGAETKWSGDASSSSPSSTSWTVTLKTRLLLLPFWVWATIFLIPYLQVFLFLYSCTRADPKTVGYCILPICLAVLCNRHQTFAKASNQISRLQLIDT, translated from the coding sequence ATGATGAATTTCCGCCAGCGGATGGGGTGGATAGGTGTCGGACTGTACTTGTTGGCCAGTGTCGCTGCAGTGTATTACATATTTGAGATCAGCCAAACGTACAACCGACTTGCACTGGCACAAGTAGAAAAGGCATCCGGAGCGGAGACAAAATGGTCAGGAGAtgcttcttcctcttccccttCTTCAACCTCATGGACAGTGACTCTGAAAACGAGACTTCTCCTCCTGCCCTTCTGGGTGTGGGCCACCATTTTCCTCATTCCCTACCTCCAGGTGTTTCTCTTTCTATACTCCTGCACCAGGGCGGACCCCAAGACTGTAGGATACTGTATTCTGCCCATCTGCCTTGCTGTTCTCTGCAACCGTCACCAAACCTTCGCTAAGGCCTCCAATCAGATCAGCAGGCTGCAGCTGATTGACACTTGA
- the si:dkeyp-55f12.3 gene encoding uncharacterized protein si:dkeyp-55f12.3 produces the protein MAACELKGELKYRDGQTNQFAVQVDGDLKSMITGVKKLNADISVVLTALVEQEKGSTGDSRGVLDDEEDEDSDEEDSITEMATKKSNSEPPNKRIKTLRP, from the exons ATGGCAGCGTGCGAGCTGAAGGGAGAGCTGAAGTACAGAGATGGACAGACAAACCAGTTCGCTGTACAAGTAGATGGCGATCTGAAATCAATGATTACTGGCGTCAAGAAATTAAATGCCGATATATCAGTAGTCTTGACGGCTCTTGTTGAACAAGAAAAGGGCTCAACGGGAGACAGCAGAGGGGTTCTGGATG ATGAAGAGGATGAGGACAGTGACGAAGAGGATAGTATCACAGAAATGGCCACGAAAAAGTCAAACTCAGAACCTCCAAACAAGCGGATAAAGACCTTACGGCCATGA